In a single window of the Nicotiana tomentosiformis chromosome 10, ASM39032v3, whole genome shotgun sequence genome:
- the LOC104093406 gene encoding uncharacterized protein, translating to MSSASTENRSLWKEILIATRIIFKANSGHFHALSILFLFPIFFSLVVYPSFHLSLFHPDYDFITQPQLSNFFFSSFEIVVLVAYTLFLVLIFLCSVATITYSAVHASYDRPINFVSSIKSIRNSFFPLLFTFIVSHAVFISIALIFALSFVFIVQILQTLGFTELKYDSNHFLFLLIPALIVLVPILIWLQVNWSLAYVITVVESKWGFETLRKSAYLVKGKRWIILSRVIFFGLVLFGLIGGGSMFLVIVSAAKGHQWRSLGVILQTAQCSVMGYLVMSQFLVGNVVLYMYCKDLNGEKLPLEIRDKFAGEYVSLPLDEEKNHATV from the coding sequence ATGTCGTCTGCTTCTACAGAAAATCGTAGCCTATGGAAAGAGATCTTAATAGCAACAAGGATTATATTCAAAGCTAATTCCGGCCATTTCCATGCCCTTTCAATTCTCTTCCTCTTCCCTATCTTTTTCTCTCTCGTCGTTTATCCTTCTTTCCACCTTTCCCTCTTTCATCCCGATTACGATTTCATCACTCAacctcaactttccaactttttctTTTCCAGTTTCGAAATTGTTGTACTAGTAGCGTACACTCTGTTTCTTGTCCTCATTTTCCTCTGTTCCGTAGCCACAATTACATACAGCGCCGTTCATGCATCCTATGATAGGCCGATCAACTTCGTTTCGTCTATTAAATCTATTAGAAATTCCTTCTTCCCCCTTCTCTTCACCTTTATCGTCTCGCATGCCGTTTTCATTTCAATTGCTCTCATTTTCGCCCTTTCCTTTGTTTTTATAGTCCAAATTCTTCAAACTCTTGGATTCACTGAACTCAAATACGACTCAAATCATTTCTTGTTTTTGCTCATCCCCGCGTTGATTGTGCTCGTGCCAATTTTGATATGGCTACAGGTCAACTGGTCATTAGCTTATGTGATAACAGTAGTTGAATCCAAATGGGGTTTCGAAACACTAAGGAAAAGTGCTTATTTAGTTAAAGGGAAGAGATGGATAATTTTGTCGAGGGTCATCTTCTTCGGGCTTGTGTTGTTTGGACTGATAGGTGGCGGTTCTATGTTTTTAGTCATAGTAAGTGCAGCGAAGGGTCATCAATGGAGGAGTTTGGGGGTAATATTGCAGACTGCGCAGTGTTCAGTGATGGGATATTTGGTGATGAGTCAATTTCTTGTTGGGAATGTTGTTTTGTATATGTATTGCAAGGACTTGAACGGTGAAAAACTGCCCTTGGAAATTAGAGATAAGTTTGCCGGCGAGTATGTATCTCTGCCCTTGGACGAAGAGAAGAATCATGCTACggtataa